One stretch of Lysobacter sp. TY2-98 DNA includes these proteins:
- the pyrF gene encoding orotidine-5'-phosphate decarboxylase — protein sequence MSFMTTLRARWKAANTLVCVGLDPEPAKFPARFANDPDAVFAFCRDIADATADYACAFKPQIAHFAALRAEGALERLIAHLKSAHPHVPVILDSKRGDIGSTAQHYASEAFDRYGADAVTVNPYLGRDALQPFLDRADKGVIILCRTSNPGAGELQDMLVGGRPLYQHVAEKAAIEWNANGNVALVVGATWPEQLAEVRALVKDVPLLVPGVGAQGGDAAAVVSNAKTPDGTGLMISSSRAVLYASDGDDFAIAAANAARALRDIINASR from the coding sequence ATGAGCTTCATGACCACCCTGCGCGCCCGCTGGAAAGCCGCGAACACGCTGGTGTGCGTGGGCCTGGATCCGGAACCCGCGAAGTTCCCCGCGCGATTCGCGAACGATCCCGACGCGGTCTTCGCGTTCTGCCGCGACATCGCCGACGCCACCGCCGACTACGCCTGTGCGTTCAAGCCGCAGATCGCGCACTTCGCGGCGCTGCGTGCGGAGGGCGCGCTCGAACGCCTGATCGCGCATCTCAAGTCCGCGCATCCGCACGTGCCGGTCATTCTCGACAGCAAGCGCGGCGACATCGGCAGCACGGCGCAGCACTACGCGAGCGAAGCGTTCGATCGCTACGGCGCGGACGCGGTGACGGTGAACCCGTATCTGGGCCGCGACGCGCTGCAGCCCTTCCTCGACCGCGCCGACAAGGGCGTGATCATCCTCTGCCGCACCTCGAATCCGGGCGCGGGTGAATTGCAGGACATGCTGGTCGGTGGTCGCCCGCTGTATCAGCACGTCGCCGAAAAGGCGGCCATCGAGTGGAATGCGAACGGCAACGTTGCGCTCGTCGTCGGCGCGACGTGGCCCGAACAGCTCGCCGAAGTGCGTGCGCTCGTGAAGGACGTTCCGCTGCTGGTGCCCGGTGTCGGTGCGCAGGGCGGCGATGCCGCGGCCGTCGTCTCCAACGCGAAGACGCCCGACGGCACCGGTCTGATGATCAGCTCGTCGCGCGCCGTGCTCTACGCATCGGATGGGGATGACTTCGCGATCGCCGCCGCCAACGCGGCGCGCGCGCTGCGCGACATCATCAACGCAAGTCGCTGA